Genomic DNA from Desulfuromonas versatilis:
GTAGGCGAGCACTCCGCGCAGTCGCTCGATGTCCTTGGTCTCCCGGCGGGCGAAGGTTTCCTGCAGTCCGGCGATCAAGCTGGCCGGGTCGGCCCCCGCTTCCCGTAGGCGGTAGCCGTGGCGCAGGCCTGTGGCCTGCACCGTCAGGTCCCCCCGCTCTTCGAGAAAGCCGATAGCGGCGGTCACCCGCTGGCGGCTCTGGCCCAGGGCGGCGGCGCTTTCGGCCGGGTTGAGCTGATGCCAGACGCGCCCCTTGCGGGCGGTGGCGAACAGCTCCTGCAGAAAGGCGCTGCGCTGCGGGTCGAAGTCGGCGCAGATCTGCTCCGCCGGGCGTTTGAACTGGACCTTGTAGCTGTCGTAGAAGGGGCCGGTGGCCTGGAGTATCCCCTTGAGCTCCAGGTAGGTAAAGACCGTGGCGATCACCAGGGGGCGGATGTCGAAAAGACCGGCCAGCTCGATATGCGAGACATCGAAGCTCGCCCCCTGGTCGAGCAGGTGCCGCACCAGCCTTTCGAGGGCTTCGGGGGTGGGGGTGTCGCCGTAACTGAAATTGGCCAGCACCGTCAGGTCGTCGGCGCAGGCCAGGATCTCGCAGTGGGCGTCGCCCCCGTCGCGGCCGGCGCGCCCGATCTCCTGCATGTAGTTCTCCAGCGTTTTTGGCAAGTTGTAGTGGTAGATGGCGCGAATGTCGGCCTTGTCGATCCCCATGCCGAAGGCGATGGTGGCGACCACCACGCCGGCGGCGCCGGCCATGAAGGCCTCCTGCACGGCGCTGCGCTCATCGTTCTGCATCCCGGCATGGTAGGCCCGAACCGGTATCCCCTGGGCATCCAGAAATGCAGCAACCTGTTCGGCGGTTTTCTGCAGGGTGACATAGACGATGGTCGGCCCGGCCGGCCGTTCGCGCAGCCGCTGCAATAGCAGCTCGCGGCGCTGCGGGGCCGGGCAGGGGGTGACGGCGAGGTGCAGGTTGGGTCGGTGGAAGCTGGCGCGGACCTGATCGGCCTCGGCGATACCGAAGGCGCGGCGGATATCGGCGGCGACCTCCGGGGTGGCCGTGGCGGTCAGGGCCAGCACCCGGCCGACCCGCAGCTGCTCGGCGAGCCGGGCGATCTTCAGGTACTCGGGGCGGAAATTGTGCCCCCATTCCGAGATACAATGGGCCTCGTCGATGGCCAGCAGATCAATGGGGCGGCCGCGCAGCCGCCCCAGAAACCGCTCGTTGGCCAGCCGTTCAGGCGCGATGTAGAGCAGTTTCAGGCTGCCGTCGGCCAGTTGCCGGTAGATGGCCTGGGCTTCGGCCGGGCCGATGCTGGAGTCGAGGCGGGCGGCCGGGAGGCCGCGCTGGCGCAGGGCGTCGACCTGGTCCTTCATCAGGGCGATCAGCGGCGAGATGACCAGGGTCAGCCCGTCGAGCAGCAGGGCGGGAAGCTGGTAGCAGAGGCTCTTGCCGCCGCCGGTGGGGAAGATCGCCAGCGCCGAGCGTCCGGCGAGCAGGCCGTTGATGACCGCCTCCTGCCCGGGGCGGAAGGCGGAAAAGTCGAAGTTCTCCTGCAGGCAGCGGTGGATGGCTGAATCAGGGGGCATCGGCACTCC
This window encodes:
- a CDS encoding RecQ family ATP-dependent DNA helicase; amino-acid sequence: MPPDSAIHRCLQENFDFSAFRPGQEAVINGLLAGRSALAIFPTGGGKSLCYQLPALLLDGLTLVISPLIALMKDQVDALRQRGLPAARLDSSIGPAEAQAIYRQLADGSLKLLYIAPERLANERFLGRLRGRPIDLLAIDEAHCISEWGHNFRPEYLKIARLAEQLRVGRVLALTATATPEVAADIRRAFGIAEADQVRASFHRPNLHLAVTPCPAPQRRELLLQRLRERPAGPTIVYVTLQKTAEQVAAFLDAQGIPVRAYHAGMQNDERSAVQEAFMAGAAGVVVATIAFGMGIDKADIRAIYHYNLPKTLENYMQEIGRAGRDGGDAHCEILACADDLTVLANFSYGDTPTPEALERLVRHLLDQGASFDVSHIELAGLFDIRPLVIATVFTYLELKGILQATGPFYDSYKVQFKRPAEQICADFDPQRSAFLQELFATARKGRVWHQLNPAESAAALGQSRQRVTAAIGFLEERGDLTVQATGLRHGYRLREAGADPASLIAGLQETFARRETKDIERLRGVLAYAEQRGCLSGTLLRYFGEAVEDDCGDCSRCRGGQKRDLPRTAPLEPGPSEAAIARRVRAENQAALAHPRQLARFLCGLTSPAASRARLSRHPDFGALGVFPFQQVLGLIEQCQAGAEVRP